GAAAATCCCGAATATAATACGAGTATATTACCAATCACTCCTACTGTCAATTGTTCCCTTATTTTGCGATAGGGTCGGGCCGAAGCCATTGTTAATATATATTAAACCACAATATTAACATACTGACATACTTGAGATTGTTGGTATGTTGTTAACCTAGGATCGAGCTGAGGTTAGTGCCCAGAAATAAAAATCAAATTCCCCCTGCTTCTTTAAACGGACTGAATGGGAAGTTAGACATGGAAGATTTATAAAGAATCTTTTTTAATTTTATCTTTTATCAAGCCCTCTTTTTGTTCTTTTGTTAATAATCCCCTTGCTTCATCTAATAAGTTTTTGCAAAACTCCCAGTCTTTTTTTAGCTTTGTTATTTCTTTGTTTCTTTCTTTAATTTCGATCAACGCCACTACACTTATAAGAATAATAGAAATTAGTAATGATATTGTCATAAGGTTATTTGTCTAATGGCATATTAATAAATTGATCCCGAAGGGTTACTATTCGTTTTTTATTTTTTACAGTTTACTGGTTGAAATTGATGGGGCATAAAATTATTTTTCTAATTTTTGTATGTATTTTGGAAATATTTGTTTAAATATATCCATTTGACCGATTGCCCATCGAATAAGCTCATTGATTTGGTTATCTGTCATTTTCTTAATATTTGAAGGCATTTTTTTATAAACCACTATTCTTGATGCTCGTTTTTCTGATAATTCTTCCCAATTCAAATCAGAAAATTTTATATCTATTTCTGTTTGATATTTTTTCAATACTTGGAAATAGGCTTTTACTTCTTCCTTGTCCCCCGTATCAATATAAAGTTCGGTATCAAAACGATTATCTCCTCGAAATGCCCAGGCAAATTTAAATCCTGTTTTTCCAGCTCCAAATGCGATCCAACTTGAAGGACGTGCAGTTAGGTGTCCCCATTCTGGTTTTACTTTTTCATATTCAGAGACAAGACGAGTAAAAAATTGTAAATACTTTTGATGTCTCTCATCAATCTGCTCTGTGGCTTTTTTTACTTCCTTACCCCACGTATTCGGTTCAACCACCGATTTAAAACTTAAAGCCGGATTACTTTCATCTATAGTAATTGCAGAAACCTCAACTCCAAAAAAAGACACATCGCTTGCGTTTTCGTTTAACCACTCAAGAGCTTTTTGATGCTCCTCTCGTATTTTTTCTGATACCCATACCACATATCTCGCGCCTACACCTGAAGCGTATGTGATAATTTTTCCAAGATGATCATGATTAGTTTGGTTAAATTGATTTTCAATAATTACTTTATCTTCAGAATTTGCCTCTTTCCCTATAAGATCGCAGTTAAAATCTCCAATTCTCTCTTCTCTTTTGACGTCTATAATTTCAACTCCAATTGCTTCAGATAACTGGTCAATATTGCTTTCGAGCCATGGAGTAAAATCTGACGCTTCACCAGGGAAAACATCTCTCAAATCTACTTTTTTAATTTTGCCTAGATTTTTTTTCATATTTTTTATTTAATTAAATCATCAACGCTAACTCCAAATATAAAACCAGCAAGGATTGTTCTTGGTAAAGATTTTTTACTTCTAGCGAGTAATAAGAACTATAATCTCCAGCTCTTTACCACCCATACTAATTTTACTCTCTATGCCTGACTTAAAAGCATATTCGTTATCTATTGCGTGGCTTGGATCAAAAATAACAAATATTATTCTATAGCAAGAACTCTGATTACCGTATGAAATAATATCCTCTTTGCATTGTTTTTGAATTTCTTTTTCCTTACCTTTATCTGAAATATATTTTGTCTCTATAAAAAGTCCAAGTTCTTCAATAGTAAAATCAATTGTGCTTGAAGCGGTACCAACTTTTTTATTTGGGTCTTCATATTGTAGAGTAGGAAATGGTCCTTTCAACATGACATACAATATATCTTGAATATCATACTCGTCTCTGACTTCTAAGGAATTCT
This genomic stretch from bacterium harbors:
- a CDS encoding DUF4268 domain-containing protein; the protein is MKKNLGKIKKVDLRDVFPGEASDFTPWLESNIDQLSEAIGVEIIDVKREERIGDFNCDLIGKEANSEDKVIIENQFNQTNHDHLGKIITYASGVGARYVVWVSEKIREEHQKALEWLNENASDVSFFGVEVSAITIDESNPALSFKSVVEPNTWGKEVKKATEQIDERHQKYLQFFTRLVSEYEKVKPEWGHLTARPSSWIAFGAGKTGFKFAWAFRGDNRFDTELYIDTGDKEEVKAYFQVLKKYQTEIDIKFSDLNWEELSEKRASRIVVYKKMPSNIKKMTDNQINELIRWAIGQMDIFKQIFPKYIQKLEK